One genomic window of Chiloscyllium punctatum isolate Juve2018m chromosome 21, sChiPun1.3, whole genome shotgun sequence includes the following:
- the LOC140492582 gene encoding lysophosphatidic acid receptor 6-like, with the protein MGDSRVLTADWSLGWASHTSSPMGINSTGSANLTNNTNPCQVSADFQYVLFPVVYSLVFVFGTVSNLCVLWYLFRKKGEFTPSDIFMINLAVIDLIFTILLPFKIVYHALENDWIFGEAVCKITGSLFFANMYGSTLFLTCICVDRYIAVVHPIRSLWLRRTRYSVVTCCLIWLLLASSLLYLTIGRPLTSRFPNGNTACLENFSMDTWSGHISGISIAAAVVGFFIPLAVIIVCYPLIAKKLLEPTASKESVHTVKRKALRTVLLVLVVFLICFVPYHLIQLVHTLRRIQVLSSCHLIQFTYSARRVTMALTSLNSCLDPVVYSFTSNTFQWRRLCCRGDGPANCLRRKRMLVGKRGSSVVSVIGH; encoded by the coding sequence ATGGGTGATTCCAGAGTGCTGACAGCTGACTGGTCCCTGGGATGGGCGTCACACACATCGTCTCCAATGGGTATCAATTCCACAGGCAGTGCCAACCTCACCAACAACACAAACCCCTGCCAGGTCAGCGCTGACTTCCAGTATGTCCTGTTTCCCGTGGTGTACAGCCTGGTGTTTGTCTTTGGCACCGTCTCCAATCTATGCGTCCTCTGGTACCTCTTCAGGAAGAAGGGGGAGTTCACGCCCTCTGACATCTTCATGATCAACCTGGCCGTGAtcgacctcatcttcaccattctGCTCCCCTTCAAAATCGTCTACCACGCCCTGGAGAATGACTGGATCTTTGGCGAGGCGGTGTGCAAGATCACCGGTTCCCTCTTCTTCGCCAACATGTACGGCAGCACTCTCTTCCTCACCTGCATCTGCGTGGACCGCTACATCGCCGTGGTCCACCCCATCCGCTCGCTTTGGCTGCGCAGAACGCGCTACAGCGTGGTCACGTGCTGCCTCATCTGGCTGCTGCTGGCCTCCAGCCTCCTCTACCTGACCATTGGGCGGCCGCTGACCAGCCGGTTCCCCAACGGCAACACAGCGTGCCTGGAGAACTTCTCCATGGACACCTGGAGCGGGCACATCTCCGGGATCAGCATCGCGGCGGCAGTGGTTGGCTTCTTCATCCCGCTGGCTGTCATCATCGTCTGCTACCCCCTCATCGCCAAGAAGCTGCTGGAGCCCACCGCCAGCAAGGAGTCGGTGCACACGGTGAAGCGAAAGGCCCTCCGCACGGTACTCCTGGTGCTGGTGGTCTTCCTCATTTGCTTCGTGCCCTACCACCTCATCCAGTTGGTGCACACCCTGAGGCGGATTCAGGTGCTGTCCAGCTGCCACCTCATCCAGTTCACCTACTCGGCCCGGCGGGTTACCATGGCGCTGACCAGCCTCAACAGCTGCCTGGACCCCGTGGTCTACTCATTCACCAGCAACACCTTCCAGTGGAGGCGCTTGTGTTGCCGGGGCGACGGGCCTGCGAATTGCCTCCGCCGAAAACGCATGCTGGTGGGCAAAAGGGGATCCTCGGTCGTCTCTGTAATTGGTCACTGA